tcgctggatgtttTAGATGTGTATCATGGCTTTAGCTTGGCTTGGAATGGTTGTCGGATAACATTTATTTCAGATAGTTGTGTAGAAGTATGACATGTTTTGGGTCCGATTAAAATCAGTGATGTAATGGTTgatcataactaaaaaaaaaaaaaactattcctGAAAGGGACTAAATAGAACATTAAAGAATATGAAAGACGATCTTATAAATAGAAGTCAATCTTGTGTTTACAAATTCATGACCCCGCAAATCATGACTGACTCGTTCTGACCAATCCGTTTTGATTCtcgtcagtttttttttctttcacattgCTTCAGCAATCATATTATTTTAAGCAGGAGCTGTTTTTATAGGTAAAAATAAACCCATatcaattaataaaaaaatcaatctcTGAAATAATTTTCATGCAATTGTTTTTGCTTATTTTTCCAACGCATAGACTTAAACTCACTAAATAAATATTGTTGTTGCCTTCCGTTGCGTATTGAGATTTAGTAAAAGTCAATTTTGATTCATCAGCCACTCTGAATAGTCAAGTTGCCTTTACTTTGCAACAGAATCCATCTACAGTGCGCCGCCGTCCCAGCGATTGCAACACAGGCAGCCTTGTGCTCTGCTTCCCCTAAATGTTTAACCTTTTCCCAACCAGTCATGCATGCGTGAGGTCATAGTCTCCATTGTTGTTTCAACTCAAACAAGTGAGATGACTTATTCTACTTTTTGCCTCTTTTATTGAttagatatttaaaaaatatatattttgtatcTCTGCTAGATTGTTGCATTCTGTCTGGCAttgaattgcttaaatcgaacgcTGCACTGACTtgaaataagaaaatattgtgtgacggacagatggatggatgaatgtcaGCCATCTGTGCTGCAGTAGGACATCGCTCAGCATTTACACTTCCTGCCTCATTAGACAATAGCTGACTGTGGTTTCTAATCAGCCAAGTTGAAAGCCGAAGCCAAATGGCAGAGCGGGCGGCAAGTGCAGTACACAGCAGCGACGACAACAACTGTGACGCAGAAGGCGCAGATGTCTTCCAATGTGCACTCACTTAAATGCTCAACCACATTTTCCTCTTTGGTCTGTCGCTGCAATTAAACGACCCAGCATGTGAATAATACATGGCATCTTTGCTACATTTATCTTTGAAAACACACTTTTCCAAGTTTGTGATGTTGAGGTGTTGTGACATTGAGCGCATAAGGCTTTGTTGAGTGGCGGATTGAATTTCATCAGCAGTTGAAAGTGGCCCGTACTGTCCGACACACACCCGACCGATTCCCTCGCCGATACTCATGCCCGACATTTCTTGTCTGCCGCCAGCACCCTTTTGTGAACTCGGTGACGACCAACCGCCCGCTGAGAGAGCTGGTGGCCGAGGCTAAGGCCGAAGTCATGGAGGAAATCGATGACAACGGAGAGGATGCGGAGGAGGACGACGCCATGGAGCTCACTGTGGTACCAAACTGGGCTCATTTGCCCAATCTGTCACTTTCATTCGCCATCCATGTCTGAAAATAGGAGGTCTGCCATTGTATTTATTTCTGTAATTattctacaaaatattttttacacaATATTATTGACATACAAAAATGCTAACAAGCAAATAGCACATGCAGCCATCCTTTGAAAAGCATGACTTGGTAAACATTGCTTTCCTGCCAAAGGATTGAAGGTCGCTTCTGCTGGGGCCATTCATGTGTCCACGGCGGCGGAGAGATTAGAGAGTAACAAAGAGCACGAGGGCTTGCACTTCACCACCCTCAGGATAAACAGTAACAGGAACACTGGAATCCAGCCATACTTTAAATTTAGACTCACGCCTagaacagaaagaaagaaaatgctgAGCAAATTATTTATGGCTGTACATTGTTCTAGCTCAGCTTTTATACCGGACTTGAAAAACAACTTGGGAGGGAGCCTCTGTATATTATCACTGAGATTATAAAGATGCCTGCTGGTTGAGTTCCGCCCCTTATTTCAGAATCTGAAATGTGTGAAAGCAATTTAATGTTGCATTTCCTATTCACTCAAATCTATGTTGGATAAATAGAATGTGCATGTCTTCATAGTAAGTTTTGAGCAGGAAGGGCTTCATTCTTGCCAAGCAATGCTTGCTGACATCACAAATAGAAGACATATTTAAAATACTTTTTCGCTACATCACTGTAAAATACATCTTCTCTTTGCTGTGCTAGACCAGTCAGACCAGTTTGGAAGGAGACCATTCTTCGGGCCCCTCCAGCCCCACCGCATCCCTTTCGACCTCACCGCATTCTTCAGCGGAAAAGGGGGCCGAGCCAGCCTCGGCAACAGAGGAGCAGCCGCATGCTGCCCCTGTGCCCTTACCGCGACACAATCTGCCCTCAAAAGACCAAGTGGAGTTAGAAGCCAAGCTGGAGTCCGAGATCTATGAAAGCGGCGTCTCCATTAAGACTTCCAGCTCGGACTCTGGCATCGAGGATGGGAAGAGCACCCCCACATCCGAGGTACGCATGGAGCCATATTGTCCTGTTCCACCTTTTGAATCGTCAAAGATATTTTTACCAGTAAACTACGTTTTGCAGATGGTTGCGGAGGCAGAACAGATGCCGTCTCTCCCCCAATTCGACGCATCCGAGGCGAGCGTCGACAGTACCGAGGAATCCAGAAACCCGGTGTCCTCCCCGGAGCGGAGTACAGACGCACCAAATCGGCCAGCACAGATTCCAGAACTCATTTCAGCTGCTCCTTCACCGGCGTCGACCTCCGGTCCGAGCAGCATCCTAAACAAAATGAACGGCGATCGAACCTCAATGGGATCTGAGACGGTCTCGCCTTATATCAACGGACGGATCAATAGCGCGCGGTACTCCAACTCGGGCAGCGTGGAGACGGAGAGCCTGAAGAGCCTGTCTTGGAATGAGAGCTTCTCAGTATCTGCAAGGGTGAGTCAGTCTTTGCCGTATATGATTGAGTTAAAAGAAAGTGCAAAGAAGAAACTGCCAGTGTCTTCAGGGAAACTCCTTCATACACCAAATCAGTTTGGAGAAACATCTTAAGTTTATCCTCATACCTCTCTCAAAATCTTGGTTATTTAAAGCAAATATTTGAAAGTAATACAATTCCCAGCATAGATGGCAAAAATGAAAACGAGAGTTTCCTCACTGGGTTCCATCTCGCCTTGGTTGTAGCAAAATATTCATGGTGTGCAATTCATGGAGGCCCAATGTGGCCTTTGTGTGGGCACGGTCCAGCGGTTGACCTCTCTGAATGGAGGTCTCTATACGCTTCACTGTCACCCAGTTGCTTCTGGAGCTCTGTGGACTCTGACTGACCATGACTGGAATCCTGTTGACACTGTGTGGAGTCTTGtctccttcccccccccccccccccccccctcttttttcttttttccagaaCCGCTTATTCATCTAGTGAATAGACTATCGACAGGCACACGTAGTTAACATGCCTGCACGCTTCtatttgcatgtgtgtttttttgttccaTGTACATGCAACGGTCATTAAAAACCCGTTTATTGCTGAGTCATCTTCTAATTAATAATTTGAATGTTTATAAATGTCACGTATTATCAAATTGAGTGcaacattgtttacataaattaGCTTTGTACAACTAAGCCCAATACTAACAACCCATCAACTTGTTTTGATAACGCCCCCCccttttctttccttcctttcctGCAGGACTACTCGCGGAAGACTTTAAAACGAACCAGGAAGTTTGTGGTTGACGGCGTCGAGGTGAGCGTGACAACCTCCAAGATCATCAGGGACGATGAGAAGAAGGATGAGGAGATGAGATACCTCAGGTATGCAGCTGAACACGTCTGATATGCAAACAAAAAGGAATGCTTCTGCATCTTAATTAAGGACCAAAGagcatttagtttttttttctttatttcctcataaatatttttcaatttttacaTTCTCTGAAGACATTGTAATGTGACTATTGTTTCCTTGTTAGGATTTATGCAAATTCAGGCATCCTGACCTCTTGTTTAACTTGTTTGTTAAAAGAGGCATACAGGTGACAAATGATCCAGTCATCCTCATTGCATGAAATCATTTTTCACATCTCTTTGAAAGCTTCTGGTGCATGACTCGTGTCACCTAGTGGTACAAATATGGCATTACACCCCCTGGCACAAACTTTACTAGATGTAAATGACAGTACACTTTAACCTTGTATTTATGCGGtctgtgttgtttgtgtgttcaGGCGTCAGGAGCTGCGTGAGCTACGTTTGCTCCAGAAGGAGGAACAGCGAGCGCTGGCACAGCTACAGGCCAAACTGGAAACTCAGAAAGAACAAATGCATAAACGCTTCGACCAAGAAATGAATGTGAGATGATGCTGTTAATGGGATGTAACAACCCATCATCATATCTGACTCACTGTCACCGTGTCCTGTTGACAGAGCAAGAAGAAGTTCTATGATGTGGAGATGGAGAACCTGGAGAAGCATCAGAAGCAGACCATTGAGAAGATGGAGACGGACCACCAAAATAAACTCAAAGACGAGACCAAACGAATTAAAGCCGAGCAACAACGCGATCACCAGAAGTTCCAGGATCATCTCAAACATAGGAAAAAGGAGGTAGGTACGCACGCCTTCAGAGAATGTACAAATAAAATCAGCAAAATACCCAgtgccttttttccccccccgctTCACAGTTAAAACAATCCGTCGACAAGCTGCCAAGAAGTGAGCGCAAAGAACAACTCAAGCAACGAATGAATACCTATCAAGAAACGAAACAACAAGAGGTATGGCGTCAAGGTGATATTAGTGAATTATAAGTAATACATTTCGATTAATGTGTCATTCATTTTCGCCCCTTGTGGCTTAAGGATGAACAATTCCTGGCAGCCCAGAAGAACCACCTGGACTCTACCCTCAACCAAATCATCCTCAACAACAAGAAAGAGATTGCCGATACAGAGCGGGAATGTCTCACCAAGAAGCAGCAGTTAATCCGAGGTTGGAATTGTGTGGCGCGCGTGAAAACGTGTCGTGAGGTGTCCTTCTTCCATCAACGTCTTGACTATCTCGTCTCTCAAGATCGTGAATCTTCCATCTGGGAACTGGAGGAGAGGAGCCTCCATGAGAGACACCAGATGTTAAAGCAGCAGCTCAAAGATCAATATTTTCTGCAGAGGCATCTACTTCTCAAAAAACACGGCAAGGTAAGGTGGATGGAAACGCGACATAAGCATCGAACTGTGTATCAGTCAGTTTCTATGTTCTGCTCCAATCCAGGAGCTGGAGCACATGCAGCGTTACAACCAGCGCATGAACGAGATTCTGAAGGCTCGGCAGCAACAGGAGAAGAGCCGTCTTCCCAAGATCCAGCGCAACGAAGCCAAAACCCGTATGGCCATGTTCAAGAAGAGCCTGCGCATCCACTCCTCGGGCAACAGCTCAGAGGACAGGGAGAAGATCAAACAGGTAAGAATAGATTGGGAGATTGTTGTCACATGAAGGACACAGAAATTCCTGAAGCTTCTAACAGCTTGTTTCATTTGCCCCGGGAAGTTTTCCCAGCAGGAGGAGAAGCGTCAAAAGGCCGAGaggcagcagctgcagcagaagCACGAGAATCAAATGAGGGAGATGGTTGGCGAGTGCGAGGGAAACATCCGAGAGCTGCAACAGATGCAGGTAATATAGACACGCGTGCACCTTTTATTCAGTTTTGAATTCtacccaaaaaaatcaaaacgttATGACTGCCTCAGAATGAAAAGGGCCACATGCTGCTTGAGAATGAGTCTCTGAGGCTGAAACAGTTGGATGAGCAGCATAACAAGCAGCTGAAGGACTGGAGGGAGCAGCTGAAGCCCAGGAAGACGGTAGGTTTCCTGACTTTCTGTAGAATATTAGTGCCGCACTGGTGAGCTCAGAGAGAGGTTGAGATGTTAAATGATTAAGGCAGGACACTACTTATGTTTTCTTCCTCTTTCCAGGCGCTCGAGGACGATCTGAAGAACAAGAGGATGGAGCAGGACGCTTTCTTCAAGATTAGCGACATGGGCGATTTCCCGAGTCCGGGAGGATCTGTCGGCAAACTCTCCAAGTTTGTGCCCTATCAGGACTCCTCCACCACATAAGCAGCGCATGCTACTGCTGTGATACAGCCACATACAAAAGCATCTTAATGGGCACCACATTGTTTTGAATCCCTCTCGCCATGTTTGTTAATAAGTGCATATTTATATCTTAACTCACCCACAttgtttggttttctttttgttttgtcacgTTGGTTGATGACCAAAAGCCACATCccaataataattaatattggtgattttttttttttttaaatatataaaaggGTGTCATCTTTATTTTGTTAATGCCCAAAAAGGGACCGATTTTTTGTAAGAGGGACGTTTGACGTCAGTGCAATTGACAGTATGCAGTATGTAAACTTGTATGCCTTATGTCGTTTTGTCTGAGCTGCCAAAGTgtgacttttttatttattttttccttacAGGTTAATCTCAATTCATCACTgtacattttaatttaaatattttcaaatatatattttaacccAGAGTATGAAGGATGTTTATTATGCTATCATTATGGTTGTCATTACTATATTTTGAATATGGGTTCTTGTTTAAACCAAATTTAACAAAACCTATTCTtcgtagtattttttttttctttttaattataaTTCATTTTAACACATGGGGAGTGATTGTTTTACTGTAGAAATCAGCCACACTGGATGGAAAGTGACAAAGCCAAAATGAAATACTGTTTGTCAGTTGATGGATTCAAAACACGACGTTTTGAGTGTTTAATTGTTGCAGTAGCTAAGCTGCATGCTAACCCAAGTGCAATATTACTTGTCAAAGCTCAgaggtttattttttgttggCCTTTCTTGGCACTGAGGAGGGAAATAACAATTAGTTTTCAAGGGACCGCAAATTATTtatgctgactttttttttttgccgtacaATGTATATTAAATCAGCATTTAGGTACATTTTAATTCCGCTCTCTTGGTCATGGGTCCCTTTAGGTCTTCCTCTCTGCCTCAGTTTGCATAACGTCAAATGTATGGAGGCTTGTGAGTGTGATTGATACTGTATCACGAGGAACCACTGTTgtaaatatcaaataaatgcagattttTCTAATATTTGGACTGTGACAGGAGGCTGTTCAATCAATTAAGGAATTCAATCTATTCTTGGCTACATTTAATATTTATGAGCAGTACAGTTTCTTAAAATAATGTATATCATTTCACCAGATGGTGGCGCTGTTGTACCAAGTTCTAAATCACAAAGATCTAAAATAGACCTTTCTTGCCTGTATTATTACAAGTACAGATAATTTTGCACAAAACTCTTATTCCTGTAGATATTAATTTATCTAGGAACATAAAAAAGATGTTCTATGCGACTTGAAACATCATCAAATTCTTTTGAAGCGTTTCTCTAGATGATGTCAGTGTATAAaagcctgcaagttaaaatattGAAAAGAAACAAGTGCACAACTTCATGAGTCCAAATTACTTGAAACATCTCAAATTCAGCTACACTACAGAGAAATATTGTCTTTCTCATCCTTGtgactcttaaaaaaaaacatcaaatatgaaaaTTGTGATactcataacaaataaaaccaccagaatggaaaaaaagaaatgtttattgacttaaattcaatgtaataataaaaaaaggacaAACCACAATACTGccatgatgacatcactgaACCATACCTTTTATCTTCTGCACCTAACTTTCCTCACACTCATCATTGTGTATCAATTGAACATAGCGACTCAATATTTAAGTCTTGTCGGATTGTCtaaaattttttattttcgTGATGATAACCATAGAATGCATTCGATCCAAACCAGATCACCTATCAGCCACCTTCCTCATTAATCTCACTCCTTTCCTCTTGCTAGTCCCTTCATCGGTAAACAAAAGATgcacaataaatgggaaaaaaaaagtgacagacATTTAAGATATTCTCTacaatagaaaatatttttgatacaCTGACCACGCTTGAGACCAGTCAAGCCTTgttgcaaaacaatattttgTACTGTACATtggtcagacattttttttatgcaatTATGACGTGCTAAACATTTCTGCCATTTTCTCAGATAGCGGCAAGTATATGTTTTGATTTTCACGTttattacaaaatatttttatcatAATAACTATATAGGATTATTGTATAACACCCCGCCTCCtttgctattattattattttgacacTATTTAGGACACATTGTTTTATTACAACAAAAGTGTATTTCTGTATATGTAGAGGCTTTACTATTAGAGAAAGCGTGGTTACCTGTAACCTGTAACCAAAAACTGTACctataaattaaaaatgaatattagctacgtagtgattttttttttaatctacagtATTGCATCTGAGTGCCTCATGGTTTCTTGCTCAAGTAATTTGAAGGGATCCAGCCCTCAACATCTTCTCCTATGTTCTTGCAGAACCACCAGCCGCTGCTGTTCTTCTCCAGGACCTCAAAGAGCGTCCCCACCTTGAAGGTGGACGACGGGTCGTCGCCATCGAAGTCCGCCACGGCCAGATATAGCTCGTCCTTACTGGACTCCTTCAGCAAAGGTGGGAGCTTGTCTCTGGGCGGGCCGGGCTTGTCGCTCTTCACTTGGGGCTTTGGGGGATTTGCAATTTTGTTCCCCTTggattcttctttttctttgttttggatAGGCAGAGAAAAGCCCTTTGGTTTAGGGGGCGGGGGTCTGTTGAGTTGTGGTCCACTTTTAGGAGGATCTTGAGTGTCTTTTAAAGCTGATCTGATCTCAGTTGGGCTGGAAGGGGTTGTTTTCTTTGGAGGAGGAGGTCTTCTTGGAGCTAAGCCCGGGGGTCTCAGAGGGGGCTCCTTGTGGGGAGGGACTGCTGGTTTCGCAGAAGGTGGCGAGCACTCGCGACTATGGCCGTTCACGTGTTTAGGGGGGAATTTCTGTTCGTCACAATTCTTGCCGTTATTGAGAGATGCGATGTGAAAGGGCGGTGCGCTCGGAAGGACCGCCGGGGCATCGTTGTGATGGTTGACCTCCCCTGAAGCGGAGTCCACGGGTTTTGAAGGCCTCAGCTTACTTCTCAGGTTGGTGATGTCGACTTTGGTCTCTGCTGCTTGGTCCGGCTTCGCGGCTGGAACGGGTTTAGGTCGGATCACAGGCTTGGGCTTCATGAATACCGCCGGAGAAGCTGCCTCTGGTTTCTCCTCCGTAACTTCGGCCTTGGGTTTGGGTGGCTGCTTGGGTACCGGCtttaggttgaacttcttgacttCTTTGGCAGAGACCTTGTGACCACATTCCAGACCCATTTCATTGCGAAGATGAAGCGCTTTGCTCTTGTCCTCTTTCTTTGCTTCTGCTGTTTTGTCTTGTTTGAAAGGTGCCGCCTTTGGCATGATGACTCCGGGAGTTGGTGGTTTGGGGGGCAAAGGCTTGGCGTGATCTGGTCTGGCCGGTTTCTCTGCCACCTCTAAGTCCAAACTCTTATTGATGGACTCTCTTCGCGGGGGTAGAGCTGGTTTGTCATCAGGCGGGGCCACGGGGGCTGGAGGCAGTGGTCCGGAGTAGGCAGACTTAGTAGCACCGGACTTCCAGTCTCTAAGCTTGACTCTGGTACAGGATTCAGGAACTCCAGAGGGCTCATCCGGTAAAGGCTTAGACCAGCTATCATCTTTGGCCGGGGCATTTGAATAAACGCTGTCCTCCAGTCGCAGCTTCTCCATCTCATTAGGTAGCGGCGCCAGGAAATTGGGGCGCAAAGCATTACTTGTCTTCTTGTACTTTTCAATAAACGTAGCCGGGGCCCAACCTTCTTGCTCATCTATTTGAATGTACCACCAGCCACTGCCATTCTTCTCAATCACCTAGAAAAGAAGACATTTGAAATCTTTGTCACTTCACATGTCGGGTGTGCTTCATTTACCTCCACTTTTACTCCAGCCTGGAAGCTAATCCCATCAGGGATGGTGGTCTGGAAGTCCGCTATTGTGTAGAACTCTTCTTCGACTTGCGGAGGACCGGGCGGCTTGGGAAGATTTGTACCACGTGGCTGTGAAAATGATAACAGTGTTGGTGTCAACCCTGTGAGACCACCATTTGAGGATGGATGGTAAATCAAGTGTCTTACTATAGAAAGATCCCTGCGTGGAGGAGGTCTCTGTCTTAAACCGAATTCTGTCGTCAAACAAAGAATCAGTCAATATCAATTAACGATGGAAAACGTTAAAATGAACCTACTTTTGTTATCGGAAAAGAACGAGAGTCTGTTTTCTTTCTGATTGCCGTCTCGGTTCTCACGGGTCGGCTGGCTCTGTTTGGAGAATCCGTCCAGGTCGTTGGTGCTGGCGTGTGTGGCGCCGCCCGCTGCCTGCTTCTGGCTTTGAATGTCAGTCTTCTTCAAGTAGGAAGCTGGGGCCCAGCCCTCGCGTCCCTGGTACCTGATTGGATGACAGATTATTGGTCTTGCTGTAATGAGAtgtaaaatgtcaaaataataGATCGTAATATTAATTACCTGATCTTCCACCAGCCCTCTAAATTTTTCTGAATGACCTCCACAATCATTCCTCTCTCCAAGTCGATCTCATCTTCGTCCCGTGCCGCATACGGATAAATCACAGAATATCTTTCCTCTGCAAAAGAAACAGTAAAGACATTAAAATAATGTGCCATCTTGGAATATTAAGAGAAAACAAACAGGGAAAATCAAATTCATTCCGCA
The nucleotide sequence above comes from Syngnathus scovelli strain Florida chromosome 15, RoL_Ssco_1.2, whole genome shotgun sequence. Encoded proteins:
- the sh3pxd2b gene encoding SH3 and PX domain-containing protein 2B isoform X2, translated to MPRRTVQEVTVQDVQKRRNPSKHYVYIIKVSWTDGSTELIYRRYSKFFDLQMELLDKFPVEGGQKDPKRRIIPFLPGKILFRRSHIRDVAMKRLRPINEYCRALIQLPVYISQCEEVRVFFETRPEDLNPPKEEPAGKKKSGDGNSADPLLLDQFVAVTDYEKQESSEISLWVGQVVEVIEKNESGWWFVSSEDAQGWVPATCLEAQDDPDDFTTPGEEAPRRFWSLPRHVGRRRTLGDLFSTGFGQEERYSVIYPYAARDEDEIDLERGMIVEVIQKNLEGWWKIRYQGREGWAPASYLKKTDIQSQKQAAGGATHASTNDLDGFSKQSQPTRENRDGNQKENRLSFFSDNKKFGLRQRPPPRRDLSIPRGTNLPKPPGPPQVEEEFYTIADFQTTIPDGISFQAGVKVEVIEKNGSGWWYIQIDEQEGWAPATFIEKYKKTSNALRPNFLAPLPNEMEKLRLEDSVYSNAPAKDDSWSKPLPDEPSGVPESCTRVKLRDWKSGATKSAYSGPLPPAPVAPPDDKPALPPRRESINKSLDLEVAEKPARPDHAKPLPPKPPTPGVIMPKAAPFKQDKTAEAKKEDKSKALHLRNEMGLECGHKVSAKEVKKFNLKPVPKQPPKPKAEVTEEKPEAASPAVFMKPKPVIRPKPVPAAKPDQAAETKVDITNLRSKLRPSKPVDSASGEVNHHNDAPAVLPSAPPFHIASLNNGKNCDEQKFPPKHVNGHSRECSPPSAKPAVPPHKEPPLRPPGLAPRRPPPPKKTTPSSPTEIRSALKDTQDPPKSGPQLNRPPPPKPKGFSLPIQNKEKEESKGNKIANPPKPQVKSDKPGPPRDKLPPLLKESSKDELYLAVADFDGDDPSSTFKVGTLFEVLEKNSSGWWFCKNIGEDVEGWIPSNYLSKKP
- the sh3pxd2b gene encoding SH3 and PX domain-containing protein 2B isoform X4, with protein sequence MPRRTVQEVTVQDVQKRRNPSKHYVYIIKVSWTDGSTELIYRRYSKFFDLQMELLDKFPVEGGQKDPKRRIIPFLPGKILFRRSHIRDVAMKRLRPINEYCRALIQLPVYISQCEEVRVFFETRPEDLNPPKEEPAGKKKSGDGNSADPLLLDQFVAVTDYEKQESSEISLWVGQVVEVIEKNESGWWFVSSEDAQGWVPATCLEAQDDPDDFTTPGEEEERYSVIYPYAARDEDEIDLERGMIVEVIQKNLEGWWKIRYQGREGWAPASYLKKTDIQSQKQAAGGATHASTNDLDGFSKQSQPTRENRDGNQKENRLSFFSDNKKFGLRQRPPPRRDLSIPRGTNLPKPPGPPQVEEEFYTIADFQTTIPDGISFQAGVKVEVIEKNGSGWWYIQIDEQEGWAPATFIEKYKKTSNALRPNFLAPLPNEMEKLRLEDSVYSNAPAKDDSWSKPLPDEPSGVPESCTRVKLRDWKSGATKSAYSGPLPPAPVAPPDDKPALPPRRESINKSLDLEVAEKPARPDHAKPLPPKPPTPGVIMPKAAPFKQDKTAEAKKEDKSKALHLRNEMGLECGHKVSAKEVKKFNLKPVPKQPPKPKAEVTEEKPEAASPAVFMKPKPVIRPKPVPAAKPDQAAETKVDITNLRSKLRPSKPVDSASGEVNHHNDAPAVLPSAPPFHIASLNNGKNCDEQKFPPKHVNGHSRECSPPSAKPAVPPHKEPPLRPPGLAPRRPPPPKKTTPSSPTEIRSALKDTQDPPKSGPQLNRPPPPKPKGFSLPIQNKEKEESKGNKIANPPKPQVKSDKPGPPRDKLPPLLKESSKDELYLAVADFDGDDPSSTFKVGTLFEVLEKNSSGWWFCKNIGEDVEGWIPSNYLSKKP
- the sh3pxd2b gene encoding SH3 and PX domain-containing protein 2B isoform X3, with amino-acid sequence MPRRTVQEVTVQDVQKRRNPSKHYVYIIKVSWTDGSTELIYRRYSKFFDLQMELLDKFPVEGGQKDPKRRIIPFLPGKILFRRSHIRDVAMKRLRPINEYCRALIQLPVYISQCEEVRVFFETRPEDLNPPKEEPAGKKKSGFAERATAILKRGDGNSADPLLLDQFVAVTDYEKQESSEISLWVGQVVEVIEKNESGWWFVSSEDAQGWVPATCLEAQDDPDDFTTPGEEEERYSVIYPYAARDEDEIDLERGMIVEVIQKNLEGWWKIRYQGREGWAPASYLKKTDIQSQKQAAGGATHASTNDLDGFSKQSQPTRENRDGNQKENRLSFFSDNKKFGLRQRPPPRRDLSIPRGTNLPKPPGPPQVEEEFYTIADFQTTIPDGISFQAGVKVEVIEKNGSGWWYIQIDEQEGWAPATFIEKYKKTSNALRPNFLAPLPNEMEKLRLEDSVYSNAPAKDDSWSKPLPDEPSGVPESCTRVKLRDWKSGATKSAYSGPLPPAPVAPPDDKPALPPRRESINKSLDLEVAEKPARPDHAKPLPPKPPTPGVIMPKAAPFKQDKTAEAKKEDKSKALHLRNEMGLECGHKVSAKEVKKFNLKPVPKQPPKPKAEVTEEKPEAASPAVFMKPKPVIRPKPVPAAKPDQAAETKVDITNLRSKLRPSKPVDSASGEVNHHNDAPAVLPSAPPFHIASLNNGKNCDEQKFPPKHVNGHSRECSPPSAKPAVPPHKEPPLRPPGLAPRRPPPPKKTTPSSPTEIRSALKDTQDPPKSGPQLNRPPPPKPKGFSLPIQNKEKEESKGNKIANPPKPQVKSDKPGPPRDKLPPLLKESSKDELYLAVADFDGDDPSSTFKVGTLFEVLEKNSSGWWFCKNIGEDVEGWIPSNYLSKKP
- the sh3pxd2b gene encoding SH3 and PX domain-containing protein 2B isoform X5, giving the protein MELLDKFPVEGGQKDPKRRIIPFLPGKILFRRSHIRDVAMKRLRPINEYCRALIQLPVYISQCEEVRVFFETRPEDLNPPKEEPAGKKKSGFAERATAILKRGDGNSADPLLLDQFVAVTDYEKQESSEISLWVGQVVEVIEKNESGWWFVSSEDAQGWVPATCLEAQDDPDDFTTPGEEAPRRFWSLPRHVGRRRTLGDLFSTGFGQEERYSVIYPYAARDEDEIDLERGMIVEVIQKNLEGWWKIRYQGREGWAPASYLKKTDIQSQKQAAGGATHASTNDLDGFSKQSQPTRENRDGNQKENRLSFFSDNKKFGLRQRPPPRRDLSIPRGTNLPKPPGPPQVEEEFYTIADFQTTIPDGISFQAGVKVEVIEKNGSGWWYIQIDEQEGWAPATFIEKYKKTSNALRPNFLAPLPNEMEKLRLEDSVYSNAPAKDDSWSKPLPDEPSGVPESCTRVKLRDWKSGATKSAYSGPLPPAPVAPPDDKPALPPRRESINKSLDLEVAEKPARPDHAKPLPPKPPTPGVIMPKAAPFKQDKTAEAKKEDKSKALHLRNEMGLECGHKVSAKEVKKFNLKPVPKQPPKPKAEVTEEKPEAASPAVFMKPKPVIRPKPVPAAKPDQAAETKVDITNLRSKLRPSKPVDSASGEVNHHNDAPAVLPSAPPFHIASLNNGKNCDEQKFPPKHVNGHSRECSPPSAKPAVPPHKEPPLRPPGLAPRRPPPPKKTTPSSPTEIRSALKDTQDPPKSGPQLNRPPPPKPKGFSLPIQNKEKEESKGNKIANPPKPQVKSDKPGPPRDKLPPLLKESSKDELYLAVADFDGDDPSSTFKVGTLFEVLEKNSSGWWFCKNIGEDVEGWIPSNYLSKKP
- the sh3pxd2b gene encoding SH3 and PX domain-containing protein 2B isoform X6; its protein translation is MRGSQSIFRDQTRRPQSTQGGTSRKEEISFLLRSFSFPSGFAERATAILKRGDGNSADPLLLDQFVAVTDYEKQESSEISLWVGQVVEVIEKNESGWWFVSSEDAQGWVPATCLEAQDDPDDFTTPGEEAPRRFWSLPRHVGRRRTLGDLFSTGFGQEERYSVIYPYAARDEDEIDLERGMIVEVIQKNLEGWWKIRYQGREGWAPASYLKKTDIQSQKQAAGGATHASTNDLDGFSKQSQPTRENRDGNQKENRLSFFSDNKKFGLRQRPPPRRDLSIPRGTNLPKPPGPPQVEEEFYTIADFQTTIPDGISFQAGVKVEVIEKNGSGWWYIQIDEQEGWAPATFIEKYKKTSNALRPNFLAPLPNEMEKLRLEDSVYSNAPAKDDSWSKPLPDEPSGVPESCTRVKLRDWKSGATKSAYSGPLPPAPVAPPDDKPALPPRRESINKSLDLEVAEKPARPDHAKPLPPKPPTPGVIMPKAAPFKQDKTAEAKKEDKSKALHLRNEMGLECGHKVSAKEVKKFNLKPVPKQPPKPKAEVTEEKPEAASPAVFMKPKPVIRPKPVPAAKPDQAAETKVDITNLRSKLRPSKPVDSASGEVNHHNDAPAVLPSAPPFHIASLNNGKNCDEQKFPPKHVNGHSRECSPPSAKPAVPPHKEPPLRPPGLAPRRPPPPKKTTPSSPTEIRSALKDTQDPPKSGPQLNRPPPPKPKGFSLPIQNKEKEESKGNKIANPPKPQVKSDKPGPPRDKLPPLLKESSKDELYLAVADFDGDDPSSTFKVGTLFEVLEKNSSGWWFCKNIGEDVEGWIPSNYLSKKP